A stretch of the Ochrobactrum sp. BTU1 genome encodes the following:
- a CDS encoding ABC transporter ATP-binding protein has translation MALLEIKNLTVSFDTSTGPFKAVDGIDISVDKGEVLAIVGESGSGKSVGMLAVMGLLPKTATVTADSMTFDGQDLKGMSDKERRKIIGRDISMIFQEPVASLNPCFTVGYQLEEVLKRHMGLKGSASRARAIELLELVGIRDAAERLSSFPHQMSGGQCQRVMIAIAIACNPKLLIADEPTTALDVTIQKQILDLLMRLQVEHGMGLIMITHDMGVVAETADRVIVQYKGHKMEDADVLSLFSAPKHPYTRALLSALPENATGDRLPTVSDFVFANNAAGEA, from the coding sequence ATGGCTCTGCTTGAAATCAAGAACCTTACGGTTTCGTTTGATACCTCGACTGGCCCGTTCAAGGCTGTCGATGGCATCGATATCTCGGTGGACAAGGGTGAAGTTCTTGCCATCGTGGGTGAGTCAGGCTCTGGTAAATCCGTCGGCATGCTTGCTGTCATGGGCCTGCTGCCCAAGACTGCAACCGTAACTGCTGACAGCATGACGTTTGACGGGCAAGACCTGAAAGGGATGTCCGACAAGGAACGCCGCAAGATTATCGGGCGCGATATTTCGATGATCTTTCAGGAGCCGGTTGCAAGCCTCAATCCGTGTTTCACGGTGGGCTATCAGCTTGAAGAAGTGCTTAAGCGCCATATGGGGCTTAAAGGTTCTGCAAGCCGTGCCCGCGCGATTGAGCTGCTGGAACTCGTTGGCATCCGTGATGCTGCCGAGCGCCTGTCCAGCTTCCCGCATCAGATGTCTGGCGGTCAGTGCCAGCGCGTTATGATCGCAATTGCAATCGCCTGTAATCCGAAGCTGTTGATTGCCGACGAGCCGACAACCGCGCTTGACGTGACGATCCAGAAGCAGATCCTCGATCTGCTGATGCGTCTTCAGGTGGAGCACGGTATGGGCCTCATCATGATTACCCATGATATGGGCGTTGTTGCCGAAACTGCTGACCGAGTGATCGTGCAGTATAAGGGCCACAAGATGGAAGACGCTGACGTGTTGTCGTTGTTTTCCGCGCCAAAGCACCCATATACGCGTGCGTTGCTTTCGGCTTTGCCGGAAAATGCGACCGGCGACCGTCTGCCGACGGTTTCCGATTTCGTCTTTGCAAACAATGCCGCAGGAGAAGCGTGA